A stretch of Lathyrus oleraceus cultivar Zhongwan6 chromosome 6, CAAS_Psat_ZW6_1.0, whole genome shotgun sequence DNA encodes these proteins:
- the LOC127093631 gene encoding uncharacterized protein LOC127093631 yields MASANNDRVFKDGGSSNKPPLFSGQYFDFWEIRMKAHLEAQGSDIWEAVQNGPFIPTTVVNGASSTKPQGSWDDDDKKRVLYNKKAINILQSALGMDEFFRVSTCTTAKEIWDTLVETHEGTAEVKRSRLNTLSQEYELFPMQPGESILDLQKRFVHLTNQLKAVGKTLTNDELNLKVLRSLTREWQPKVTAISEKKSLSTMTSATLFGKLQEYETELGLLEKHEVQEKKSKSIALKVDSKVVKKEDNPEEDENFMLLVKRLGKCFGAKNNIGNSSYTRRKKFSKNKEIEASTSNEDITCYECGKQGHIKPECPKLAKNRENKGKKDYNKKAYIAWDDNEISSSSDSDSDQSANLALMASHHSDDEGDEVSSNFSIFDNDAQGAIDELLSECKILYKTISSQKNQISTLEENIEKMKNNLKDEKEELIKNFACTKCESLAFQIVQLKRVIERYEKGQIGLEHVLSSQRYSNDKSGLGYSNFAKQTSNKTIFVKAKEQIPLDKSNKPKVVHQYNNRKRNKFYYKNRSYSPRYKSSFEPTCFYCGIKGHTPNACYVRNFSVAQGHYVWVKKGTNFEGPKAIWVPNKT; encoded by the coding sequence ATGGCTTCCGCAAACAATGATCGTGTATTTAAAGATGGTGGGAGTAGTAACAAGCCTCCTTTGTTTTCCGGTCAATATTTCGACTTTTGGGAAATCCGTATGAAGGCCCATTTAGAAGCACAAGGAAGTGACATATGGGAGGCGGTTCAAAATGGTCCTTTTATTCCTACAACGGTTGTCAACGGTGCTAGTTCAACAAAGCCACAAGGATCATGGGATGATGATGATAAGAAAAGGGTTCTCTATAATAAAAAGGCGATTAATATTTTACAAAGTGCACTTGGAATGGATGAATTCTTCCGCGTCTCAACATGTACAACTGCAAAGGAAATATGGGATACTCTTGTAGAAACTCACGAAGGAACGGCCGAAGTCAAGAGATCTAGATTGAACACGTTAAGTCAAGAGTACGAGTTATTCCCAATGCAACCGGGAGAATCAATCCTCGACTTGCAAAAAAGATTCGTGCATTTGACAAATCAATTGAAAGCAGTTGGTAAGACACTAACTAATGATGAACTTAATCTTAAAGTGCTTAGGTCTTTAACAAGAGAATGGCAACCCAAAGTGACGGCGATTTCCGAAAAGAAAAGTTTATCAACAATGACATCCGCTACTTTATTCGGAAAGCTTCAAGAATATGAGACGGAACTTGGACTATTGGAGAAACATGAGGTCCAAGAGAAGAAATCCAAGAGCATTGCCTTAAAAGTTGATTCCAAAGTTGTGAAGAAAGAAGACAATCCCGAAGAGGACGAAaactttatgcttcttgtaaAAAGACTAGGAAAATGTTTTGGTGCAAAAAATAATATTGGAAACTCTAGTTACACAAGAAGAAAGAAGTTCTCAAAGAACAAAGAAATAGAAGCATCAACATCCAATGAAGACATTACATGCTATGAATGTGGAAAACAAGGCCATATCAAACCGGAATGTCCCAAACTCGCAAAGAATCgtgaaaacaaaggaaagaaGGATTACAATAAGAAGGCCTACATTGCTTGGGATGACAATGAAATAAGTTCTTCATCGGATTCCGATAGTGATCAAAGCGCAAATCTAGCATTGatggcatcacatcattctgACGATGAAGGCGATGAGGTTAGTAGTAACTTTTCAATTTTTGATAATGATGCTCAAGGAGCAATTGATGAACTTTTAAGTGAATGCAAAATTCTATACAAAACCATTTCATCTCAAAAGAATCAAATATCAactttggaagaaaatattgagaaaatgaaaaataatctcAAAGATGAAAAGGAAGAATTAATCAAGAATTTTGCATGCACTAAATGTGAGTCACTTGCTTTTCAAATAGTTCAATTGAAGAGAGTtattgaaagatatgaaaaaggtcaaatcGGATTGGAACATGTTCTTAGTAGTCAAAGATActcaaatgataaaagtggtTTAGGTTATTCAAATTTTGCTAAACAAACTTCTAACAAGACCATTTTTGTAAAAGCTAAAGAACAAATTCCTTTAGATAAAAGTAACAAGCCTAAAGTGGTTCATCAATATAATAATAGGAAAAGGAAcaaattttattataaaaatagaTCTTATTCCCCTAGATATAAAAGCAGCTTTGAGCCTACATGTTTCTATTGTGGTATTAAAGGTCATACTCCTAATGCATGttatgttagaaactttagtgttgCTCAAGGCCATTATGTATGGGTTAAGAAAGGAACTAACTTtgaaggacccaaagcaatttgggtacctaatAAAACTTAA